AGAAGGGTCATCTTCTCAACCACAGAAGAAACGTAAAAAGAAAGCGGTTGAAACATTATTGGTTGATGAACCAGAAGTAGATGAGACAGAAGCTGATGTTGAAAAAGATCAAGATCCATTAACTCCTGAAACTGAGCAGTTGTTGAAAGATATTGATGATACTTTAGAAACTAAGAAATCAGCTAGTAAGAGAGTAGTTGATGATGAAGAGGAGAGTTCATCTGGTGCAGAAGTTGATATTGATGCTCAAGTTGATCGTTGGGTCAGAGAAAACTATGATCCAAAAGATAGAGAGAAacaaaagaagagaaagaggagttcggatgatgatgatgaaacatATGTTCCACCAGAGAATGTTCAGATTGTAAAATCACCATCTTTAGGAGGTAGAAAGAAATCAACTTCAAGAAAACGTGTCGGAACTCCAGCAATGCGAAAGTTAAAATTCAAGCTGAAATTAAATCCACCACCAGAACCACAATCtaaaccaccaacaccaccataaAATCAAccaaaaccaccatcaccaccacaaaaTCAACCAATATcatcaccaccacaacaaccatcaCCTGATCCTTTACAATCACCACAATCACCATCACAACATCATATTTCATTACCCATTCATGAACAACCACCAATAACTTCACCACACATCCAACAAACACCACCAACCACACAACCACCAATTCATACTACTCCTGGATCGTCTAGTTTTGAAAATTTTCCACATATTCCAGAGAGTACAGTTCTTGAAAAACTTGATGATTTTAACTTTGTGAATGATGATCTTGTGAAGGAGTTGCAAAAGAAGGTGAATGAGGTGTTAAGTAAGAAAAAGAAGTTAGAGGAACGTGTCAAGTCTGTTAAATCTGATAATTCATCTTTGTTGAAAAAGATTGAAGCTAATCAAGCCGACATAGACATTCTGAAAGTTCGAATAGCTGAGTTGGAAGAAGAGAAGTCTCGAAGGGATGAGCAGAATGAGTACTTCAAGTTGAAAAAACAAGAATTAGAAGCCAAGAATGCTTAAAAGGAACATGAAGAGTATATGTTAAAGAAAGTGTTGGAAGatttgattggaaagacgattgaGCAAAAGTTTGAAGAGATAGAACTTGCGGAAGTTAGAGCAAGACGTGAAGCTGAAATGGAAGCTGGAatgaaagataagggtaaaggTGTTCCAGTTGAAGATGATATTCAAGTGATTGAAAGAGAAATTGTTCTGACTGAACCAAAATCTTCGACAAAAGTTCCAGAATCGTCTATTCTAGATCCTTGTCCAATAAATTCAGTATTTGATGTGATTAACgacaatgatgaagatgatgaagaagacgaAGATGATAATCTGAAAGATGATGCAGATGAAGTATATTCTATtcatagtgatgatgatgatgatgatgatgatggaaatgatgatgCTGATCAAGGTAATTCGGGTATAAAGATAACTGAAGCGTCATAAGAAGAGAATATTGACACGTATTTTCAAGATGATGCAAACGAAGAACCAGAAAATGCAGGAGGAAAGGGGGAGCATGATGATGCTGAAAATGTTGATGAGAATGTTGGTCAGGGTGCAGGTTTGATTCTACGTCTTGAACACGATGTAGAGGAAGGTGAGATATTGCATACTTACACTAGAGCTGAGATCATTAAGATGATGCATGTTGAAGAAGATAATTTTAACTTCGATTTTGAAGAGGAGTTGAACGAATTTAATATCAATCATCAACCTGAATATCAGTACAAGTATGTTGAAGAAGCTGATAATTATGATAAAGGTGAAGTAGAAGACTGGAGTAACGATGATCAGTCTGAGAATGTTAATGTCGATACTTCTAGTTTTCCTACTCTTGCTGAATTTTTCAGTCAAGCAAATGAGGATGAATTGAGAAGAAAAGTTGCTGAAAGTGTTAAGAGTAAGAGTTTTAGTGAAATGTCTAAAGAAGAATAACGTGAAGAACGAAAGAAGTGGTTCAGGAAGGATACGGAAAGATAATACAAAAGACCATTGCAGTATTACAGAAAAGATAGAGATGTTTCTCTGGGAGATATCATAAGTTGGGGTTACTTGCCACAAGTCAACGCTTATGCTATTAGAAGAGAATTTGTGTcacacacccctaatttccacgtgtcaccggtgggcccggtgggggttccgtgacgtagttgatatcgtcatagtcaaacatacaatatataaatgcacagcggaagcaaagaaagatttatttcaacttaataatattgtaatatccaagtatcacaaaatagtcgaaatagatccacaggcggatccaaacaaaaaggaaactttatttcaacagacttcatgcatcctaagcttgcaagacttcggatgctaaggagtggccaacctattacgcgtagtacctgcacttagcctttttggaaaatacgtcagtttacactggtaaatacaatttaactgactcattttgaaaatgtttaaaattgatttaaatgcccgtggcacaaaactttttataacttgggataattatttgcttaataatcttgtaaaagaattacatgtctgttatgcgttcagttgcccgggtcgtgccgggttaaagattaatagacacaccacttaatataattccgctgcgagacttctctcgaccgacgattatactttattgaaatgcactacgagtgtacgcctacacttgTGTGCTAAGGTcttggccattctttgaatgatgccaaggatatccgggacatggtcattaaacccccaaaggcgttaaacaaacaaaacaacatttttaaacgggttaatttgacaacacttagccaccgactggttaaggtcaattccccgaccaagcggtattttatataccgtaccccaagcccgtatagggaaaataagttaaatgtatttacctgagcaaagtataaatcaaatatagcgagtgcacgtagcttttactaggctcctagatctggaaattaaggttttaataacctagtagaattctaacgggtcttaagcttagaccggttagttttatataaagattacggttttaaacgcatgataaggcgaagaccgttttagaatgtggttttgacccaacaagcttgcatgcttgtttaatatgggtaacataatcacattcttaattttgagaccaaaatgatatggtttgacccgtttcggctaaaatggccaaactagtcacataagccgatccgaacgcgtatagcgcgtaacgagtaaccataagagtcatatacatgtttctgaagttaatatgcctaaaatatgttgtgatatcagaatgataccttccattatgccccaaatagttttaaacccaaactatgccttataagggcattttggtcattttaaagggtgtaaaagagtttaattagtattctgagttacaggtctgaataaatcagtaagtaTACTCATTTTaccaagttataacagtagggtattaaatATATGTGAAGTTTATTACTTCTAACCATTCTATGctccgaaggggcattttggtaatttcacctaggcctaaaaggtcaaactggaaatctgagtttaaattattttcctactgtttaaaatataaaaatttactgatgATATCAGTAAGTTTCAGCCCCTTATGCTTAACAAGGTTCTAGTGCATACTTGgtgctaaaaatgcttaaaaggctatttggagccatttccgggttttatacaaaaagctgatatttttaatattccagaaggctcaaaataatttatttaacatattgaatcagtagaaaaaggtttggggtcaaaaggatttgtaaaactcattttatggcttaaaagggcaaaaccggcattaaccgaattaatcttagaacactaagttatgctcagcctaaaattaaataaaaatcttcaaaagtcccaaaatattattttataacagtaggtataaggttttgtataaaaattcaTGTTTAGATAGACTATatgtaatttacgccatttaattactaaagaagctttaaattacgctattgagcataactcttaatctacacctcaaactgatctcaaattttaggtgcaagtttataaatcagtagctaaggtgtctacccttttacattttcaaaaatcacactttaaggtcaaatgggcataatggtcaacatataagcgattaacggaaacatgcatgtgaataggatatctaatcaaccaagttgtataatctcagagagttatactaatatgcaaataggtccaaaagaagc
This genomic stretch from Helianthus annuus cultivar XRQ/B chromosome 8, HanXRQr2.0-SUNRISE, whole genome shotgun sequence harbors:
- the LOC110870093 gene encoding protein PFC0760c-like, whose protein sequence is MLKKVLEDLIGKTIEQKFEEIELAEVRARREAEMEAGMKDKGKGVPVEDDIQVIEREIVLTEPKSSTKVPESSILDPCPINSVFDVINDNDEDDEEDEDDNLKDDADEVYSIHSDDDDDDDDGNDDADQDDANEEPENAGGKGEHDDAENVDENVGQGAGLILRLEHDVEEGEILHTYTRAEIIKMMHVEEDNFNFDFEEELNEFNINHQPEYQYKYVEEADNYDKGEVEDWSNDDQSENVNVDTSSFPTLAEFFSQANEDELRRKVAESVKSKSFSEMSKEE